In Sorghum bicolor cultivar BTx623 chromosome 8, Sorghum_bicolor_NCBIv3, whole genome shotgun sequence, one genomic interval encodes:
- the LOC8073494 gene encoding diacylglycerol O-acyltransferase 2D, whose amino-acid sequence MFLPVSATDKWGRSIARFICKHGLSYFPVTLHVEHYQAFDPKTAYVFGYEPHSIMPLGAWTLMDLVSFMPLPKMKIITGSTALYVPFMRQIWTWLGSVPATREKFFSHLADGYSCVVCPGGLRETHHMNSGSEVAFIKSRKGFVRMAIQNGSPLVPVFCFGQSDTYRWWNPHIKSLSRIATALKFIPVIYWGKFGMPIPFPSHMHVFVGKPILVEKNGQPTTDEVNEVHRQFVIALQELFEKNKAKAGYPSLHLQIM is encoded by the exons ATGTTCCTTCCGGTCAGTGCCACAGACAAATGGGGCCGCTCCATCGCGAGGTTCATATGCAAACATGGGCTCAGCTACTTCCCCGTTACTCTGCATGTGGAGCATTACCAAGCCTTTGATCCTAAAACAGCTTACG TATTTGGTTACGAGCCGCACTCAATAATGCCACTCGGTGCATGGACATTGATGGACCTCGTTTCATTTATGCCTCTACCAAAGATGAAGATCATAACGGGTAGCACG GCACTCTACGTCCCGTTCATGAGACAAATATGGACGTGGCTTGGCTCAGTTCCTGCAACGAGAGAGAAATTTTTCTCCCACCTTGCCGATGGCTACAGCTGTGTTGTTTGTCCGGGCGGGCTACGGGAGACACACCATATGAATTCTGGCTCGGAG GTTGCTTTCATTAAGTCAAGAAAAGGTTTTGTGAGGATGGCTATACAAAATGGTTCCCCTTTAGTGCCCGTTTTCTGCTTTGGACAG AGCGATACATACAGGTGGTGGAATCCACATATCAAATCACTATCACGGATTGCAACAGCATTGAAATTCATTCCTGTGATCTATTGGGGGAAGTTTGG GATGCCAATACCATTCCCTTCCCACATGCATGTTTTTGTTGGAAAACCAATCCTTGTTGAGAAAAATGGTCAACCTACGACTGATGAG GTAAATGAAGTCCATCGACAATTTGTCATCGCACTGCAAGAGCTATTCGAGAAAAACAAAGCTAAAGCAGGATACCCTAGCCTCCATCTGCAAATCATGTGA